The Sulfurospirillum halorespirans DSM 13726 genome has a window encoding:
- a CDS encoding nucleoside recognition protein, producing the protein MSFSVQKSLKTSLKSSWTILKLIVPIYILADVLFYYNLLSHITFIFKPLVSLLGLPQEAALAIVSGLFLNLYAAIAFAAPLGLDAKEWTVLALFLGIAHALIVETEIMKRLGLSRIYSILLRLSVGLLVGGLTSKLPQSWFSSEIFKETITPEHPVYQSLFDLLQNSLYESLSLSLKVIALVTLLIFFLDFIKSLPIIEKHSHKVNSGFSITVGVILGITYGAGILISEYEKGVLQKKEILFIGTYLMIAHAIIEDTLLFVIFGANPWLIVGLRLAFATLIAYLIVKYSKFT; encoded by the coding sequence ATGTCATTTAGCGTTCAAAAATCTCTCAAAACATCCCTAAAAAGTTCCTGGACAATCCTAAAACTGATTGTTCCTATTTACATTTTGGCGGATGTTCTCTTTTATTATAACCTTCTCTCTCACATTACGTTTATCTTCAAACCGCTTGTTTCACTTTTGGGGCTTCCTCAAGAGGCAGCACTTGCCATTGTCAGTGGTCTCTTCCTCAATCTTTATGCGGCCATTGCGTTTGCAGCACCACTGGGACTTGACGCTAAAGAATGGACGGTTTTGGCTCTCTTTTTAGGGATAGCCCATGCTCTTATTGTTGAAACAGAGATTATGAAACGATTAGGACTTTCAAGAATCTACTCCATTCTTTTACGACTAAGTGTGGGGTTACTTGTCGGCGGACTCACCTCAAAACTTCCTCAGAGTTGGTTTTCAAGCGAGATTTTCAAAGAGACAATAACCCCCGAACATCCTGTCTATCAATCGCTTTTTGATCTGTTGCAAAACTCGCTGTACGAATCCCTTTCGCTATCACTTAAAGTCATTGCACTGGTAACACTGCTCATCTTTTTTCTTGACTTCATTAAATCACTTCCTATCATTGAAAAGCATTCACACAAAGTTAACAGTGGTTTTTCGATCACGGTAGGTGTGATTTTAGGAATTACGTATGGTGCAGGTATTTTGATTTCAGAATATGAAAAAGGTGTTTTACAAAAAAAGGAAATTCTTTTTATTGGAACCTATTTAATGATCGCTCATGCGATTATTGAGGACACACTTCTTTTTGTCATTTTTGGGGCAAATCCTTGGCTTATCGTAGGATTACGTTTAGCTTTTGCAACATTGATTGCTTATTTAATCGTAAAATATTCTAAATTTACTTAA
- a CDS encoding DMT family transporter, protein MEKNQSKAYLFAISAVLLWSTVASAFKLTLAHFDALELLLYASFFSLCVFFTAMVYQKKFYTLLTYSKKIYLQLALLGLINPFIYYLILFRAYELLPAQEAQPINYTWALTLTYLSVFILKQKLSLYDFLAGLMCYCGVLVISTHGDLWNFSFTSITGVFLALFSTVLWSLYWLYNTKLHVDPLVGLFINFLFGVPAILLYALLTSHPLTFNLYGFLGSLYIGVFEMGITFILWLQAMKLSTNTAKIANLIFISPFLSLFFIAFFVGETILFSTFIGLIFIIMGLLIQQKKKVIRQ, encoded by the coding sequence TTGGAAAAAAATCAATCAAAAGCTTATTTATTTGCTATTTCTGCTGTTCTCCTTTGGTCAACCGTTGCGAGTGCTTTTAAACTGACATTAGCCCATTTTGATGCGTTAGAACTTCTTCTGTATGCTTCTTTTTTTTCATTATGCGTCTTTTTTACTGCTATGGTGTATCAAAAAAAGTTTTACACTCTTTTAACTTATTCAAAAAAAATCTATTTGCAACTTGCATTGTTAGGCTTAATCAATCCGTTTATCTACTATTTAATCCTTTTTCGCGCGTATGAGCTTTTGCCTGCCCAAGAGGCACAGCCTATTAATTATACATGGGCATTGACATTGACGTATCTGTCTGTGTTTATCTTAAAACAGAAATTGAGTCTCTATGATTTTCTAGCAGGGCTTATGTGTTATTGTGGCGTTTTAGTCATCTCGACGCATGGTGATCTTTGGAATTTTTCGTTCACAAGCATCACAGGTGTATTCCTAGCGCTTTTTTCGACCGTTCTTTGGTCACTCTATTGGCTTTACAATACTAAATTACATGTAGACCCACTGGTTGGTCTTTTTATCAATTTTCTTTTTGGTGTTCCTGCTATTTTACTCTATGCGCTTTTAACGTCGCATCCTCTCACCTTCAACCTCTATGGTTTTTTAGGGTCACTGTATATTGGGGTTTTTGAGATGGGGATTACCTTTATTTTATGGTTACAAGCGATGAAACTAAGCACAAATACTGCAAAAATTGCAAATCTTATTTTTATCTCTCCTTTTTTGTCTTTGTTCTTTATCGCTTTTTTTGTAGGCGAGACTATTCTCTTTTCTACCTTTATTGGGTTGATTTTTATTATAATGGGCTTATTGATTCAACAAAAAAAGAAAGTGATTCGTCAATGA
- a CDS encoding thioredoxin fold domain-containing protein, whose translation MKKWFQIAMMVMLSTLCLKAEFLEMERQKALRENKLILLSIEKEGCPYCIKMQKDIFDVPKFNQHIAKNYLHVSINGEDPTLPQALHVKYFPTNLILSPRDLSIIDEFAGYSDPANFIELLDIVYTQEFK comes from the coding sequence ATGAAAAAATGGTTTCAAATTGCAATGATGGTTATGCTAAGTACACTCTGTTTAAAAGCTGAATTTTTAGAAATGGAGCGTCAAAAAGCGCTGAGGGAAAATAAACTCATTCTTTTAAGTATTGAAAAAGAGGGATGTCCGTATTGCATTAAGATGCAAAAAGATATTTTTGATGTACCAAAATTTAATCAGCACATTGCTAAAAACTATTTACATGTAAGCATTAATGGAGAAGACCCAACATTGCCACAAGCTTTACATGTAAAGTATTTTCCTACTAATTTGATTTTATCACCACGTGATCTTAGCATTATAGATGAATTTGCAGGCTACAGTGATCCTGCAAATTTTATTGAGTTGTTAGATATTGTATACACGCAAGAGTTTAAGTAA
- a CDS encoding FtsW/RodA/SpoVE family cell cycle protein translates to METDKILFSLCSFAIFVGIVFSLSLPVFTTLFFDYSEYHFFIRQFAVGMICITIMWALSQIDPDKFLIHIGFTIFFSCLFLMGVMHYLPESLVTSAGGAKRWIRLPGFSLAPVEFFKIGFVYFLAWSFARKLNNNKKTLKEEMTLILPYLAVFVLVIYLIAVMQNDLGQVVVLALTLAVMAFFAGTSLQLFMLAMLGSIFVFLIAIFSSTHRIIRIKTWWATIQNMVLSLFPENIAAVLRVEDAPEPYQISHSLNAIKHGGLFGEGIGNGMFKLGYLSEVHTDFALAGIAEELGALGVTILTLVIITIIYRIFKIASRSVNKVYYLFSLGIGLLIVFSFLMNAYGITSITPIKGISVPFISYGGSSILALSVGIGMVLMISKKAKL, encoded by the coding sequence ATGGAAACAGATAAAATACTTTTTTCACTTTGCAGCTTTGCCATCTTCGTAGGCATTGTTTTTTCACTGTCTCTGCCCGTGTTCACGACACTCTTCTTTGACTATTCTGAGTACCATTTTTTTATCCGACAATTTGCTGTTGGCATGATCTGCATCACCATTATGTGGGCGCTTTCACAAATTGATCCTGACAAATTTCTCATCCATATCGGCTTTACCATTTTTTTCAGTTGCCTTTTTTTGATGGGCGTGATGCATTACCTCCCCGAGTCCTTAGTCACCTCCGCAGGTGGCGCAAAACGGTGGATCAGGCTTCCTGGATTTTCACTCGCACCCGTTGAGTTTTTCAAAATTGGTTTTGTCTACTTTTTGGCGTGGAGTTTTGCACGAAAACTCAATAACAATAAAAAAACACTCAAAGAAGAGATGACGCTTATTTTGCCTTATTTAGCCGTTTTTGTCTTGGTCATTTATTTGATCGCCGTTATGCAAAATGACCTCGGACAAGTGGTGGTTCTCGCACTCACCCTTGCGGTTATGGCATTTTTTGCAGGAACCAGTCTACAACTTTTTATGCTTGCGATGTTAGGCTCTATTTTTGTCTTTCTGATCGCTATTTTTAGCTCTACGCACCGTATTATTAGGATTAAAACATGGTGGGCAACGATTCAAAATATGGTTCTCTCGCTTTTTCCTGAAAATATTGCAGCAGTCCTTCGTGTGGAAGATGCCCCTGAGCCATACCAAATCTCACACTCACTCAATGCGATTAAGCACGGTGGACTTTTTGGTGAAGGCATTGGAAACGGTATGTTTAAACTAGGCTATCTCAGTGAAGTGCATACCGACTTTGCGCTTGCCGGCATTGCTGAAGAGCTTGGAGCGCTTGGCGTAACGATTCTTACGCTTGTGATCATCACCATTATTTACCGCATCTTTAAAATTGCGAGTCGAAGCGTCAATAAGGTCTACTATCTCTTCTCTTTAGGCATCGGACTTTTAATTGTTTTCTCATTTTTAATGAATGCGTATGGTATTACCTCCATTACGCCAATCAAAGGTATTTCCGTTCCCTTTATCAGCTACGGAGGAAGCTCCATCTTAGCGCTCTCTGTAGGCATTGGAATGGTGCTAATGATCAGCAAAAAGGCAAAATTATGA
- the murG gene encoding undecaprenyldiphospho-muramoylpentapeptide beta-N-acetylglucosaminyltransferase, with the protein MIAITGGGTGGHLVIARAIKEELNRRGIKPIYIGSTVGQDQAWFEHDAGFEKTYFLESQGVVNKKGVRKLLVLFCILRSAFTCKTLFKKHQIDALFSVGGYSAAPASFGALMCGIPLYIHEQNAIQGKLNSLLRPFCKAFFSSYDQAAIQTSYPVSEAFFDIAKERKELKTIIFLGGSQGASFINALAQKMAPLLHQEGISIIHQTGQKEFEAMKAFYAHAGIPADVFDFSKEIPTKLACADFAISRSGASTLWELCAAGVPALFIPLPHAAANHQYFNAKALADQNVALILSQSSEWEPKALLEQIQQLDLLSVSQRLMQMIQTGGAKEIVDIMLHPKTKEKPC; encoded by the coding sequence ATGATCGCGATAACAGGAGGAGGCACAGGTGGGCATCTTGTGATCGCACGTGCCATTAAAGAAGAGCTCAACAGACGTGGTATCAAACCCATTTACATTGGCTCCACAGTAGGACAAGATCAAGCATGGTTTGAACACGATGCTGGTTTTGAAAAAACCTACTTTCTTGAGAGTCAAGGCGTTGTCAATAAAAAAGGGGTTCGTAAGCTCCTTGTTCTCTTCTGCATTCTTCGTTCCGCCTTTACATGTAAAACACTTTTTAAAAAACATCAAATTGATGCTCTCTTCTCTGTAGGTGGCTATTCAGCAGCTCCTGCCTCTTTTGGCGCACTTATGTGTGGTATTCCTTTGTACATTCATGAACAAAATGCGATTCAAGGGAAACTCAATTCGCTTCTACGCCCGTTTTGCAAAGCTTTTTTTAGCTCGTACGATCAAGCGGCAATACAAACGAGTTATCCTGTGAGTGAAGCCTTCTTTGACATCGCCAAAGAGCGCAAAGAGCTCAAAACCATCATCTTCCTAGGAGGAAGCCAAGGTGCATCGTTTATCAATGCGCTTGCTCAAAAAATGGCACCCTTGTTGCACCAAGAAGGTATTTCCATTATTCACCAAACAGGGCAAAAGGAGTTTGAAGCGATGAAAGCATTTTACGCTCATGCAGGCATTCCTGCCGATGTGTTTGATTTTTCCAAAGAAATCCCTACAAAACTAGCCTGCGCTGATTTTGCCATCAGTCGCTCAGGTGCAAGTACCCTCTGGGAGCTTTGCGCGGCGGGTGTACCCGCTCTGTTTATTCCCTTACCTCATGCAGCCGCCAATCATCAGTATTTTAATGCGAAAGCACTCGCCGATCAAAACGTAGCGCTCATCCTTTCACAAAGCAGTGAATGGGAGCCCAAAGCGCTTTTAGAGCAGATCCAACAGCTTGATCTTCTTAGCGTGTCGCAGCGCTTAATGCAGATGATCCAAACAGGGGGAGCCAAAGAAATTGTCGATATCATGTTACACCCCAAAACAAAGGAGAAACCATGCTAG
- a CDS encoding GNAT family N-acetyltransferase encodes MLENLIVRIATRDDAKEIATFNVLFAKETVNKNVPLALTTEGVHQVFAKFHNGFYIIATIENVIIGLAMITREWSDWNNGAYYCIQSIFVTDHEHEKEIHDALLDKAKVLAKEHYDVCGIRLYVHKDDKATQKSYEELGLQKTKYRLFEETF; translated from the coding sequence ATGCTAGAAAATCTTATCGTTCGTATTGCAACCAGAGATGATGCCAAAGAGATCGCAACATTTAACGTTCTTTTTGCCAAAGAAACTGTCAATAAAAATGTTCCTTTAGCCCTCACCACCGAAGGTGTTCATCAAGTCTTTGCAAAATTCCATAATGGGTTTTATATTATTGCCACCATTGAAAATGTCATTATTGGATTGGCTATGATCACGAGAGAGTGGAGTGATTGGAATAACGGTGCTTATTACTGCATTCAGAGTATTTTTGTCACGGACCATGAGCATGAAAAAGAGATTCACGATGCACTTTTAGATAAAGCAAAAGTATTAGCCAAAGAGCATTACGATGTATGTGGCATCAGACTTTATGTGCATAAAGACGATAAAGCAACCCAAAAATCTTATGAAGAGTTAGGGTTACAAAAAACAAAATACCGATTATTTGAAGAGACGTTTTAA